One Megalops cyprinoides isolate fMegCyp1 chromosome 4, fMegCyp1.pri, whole genome shotgun sequence genomic window carries:
- the LOC118775999 gene encoding leucine zipper putative tumor suppressor 3-like — translation MGSVGSGVAGEQEFAMKSVGTRTTLPRAPPTSRRGPGHRSCSTERPPPSASEGTEATTSSDGRSCSTDRPQLTGSDSAASNGDRLLSNAAYLNGAGRREGPRGGSGLDACGNNVLLNNEKAGAGATAIQYRDAPGAKSDKHNPPKLLPVSGKLEQNNAGLVRPSAFKPVVPKSFHSMQNLVGQSGGGGGGRGAGGAGAPSAPANHREQDSPAAGSGGGQGGLSDSGRNSLTSLPTYAGSGSGYAPPHALPPLSASTSHINRLGTAAPLDQPGYQNGLSASDSGRSSSGKSTSSYQRLSHLGDAPPPLRPSPSSDDIIQDLEDRLWEKEQEVLHMRRNLDQSEAAIVQVFEEKQRVWEREMEELRQNYAARLQQVSRRAQRMQQALQAQVARLQQDKRRLQDEIATLLAHREELERKCLDYRKEQADILPRLEETKWEVCQKAGEISLLKQQLRESQGEVTQRAGEMVALRGQLKELTVQLREREELVLGLKDSYSSKSLKLEHCEGELKRTLTEVSLLREKLGGFEAEVLGLKQALSELSGGGAVSAVRGGGAGAAWGELPSPHSSSSAPPSASPEVLLSLQSDEAKAQRQEAERQEAERREAEQQEAERREKERREAELREAERREAELREAERREAELREAERREAELREAERREAERRKVERQESELQKEARQEAERQEAERQEAELQEAADLRRQLERLQGELRLERQQRQRQSLSFAQERHIWQDEKERVLQYQAQLQLSYVETLQRNQALELRMGQLHDKLSASPASPPPSLPVPLTLTLSPPAEEEQPPALQQLAPPWPAHSRLERIESTEI, via the exons ATGGGCAGCGTGGGTAGCGGGGTGGCTGGCGAGCAGGAGTTCGCCATGAAGAGCGTGGGAACGCGCACCACCCTGCCGCGGGCCCCACCCACCTCCCGCCGTGGCCCCGGGCACCGCAGCTGCAGCACGGAGCGCCCGCCCCCGTCTGCGTCCGAGGGCACGGAGGCCACCACGTCCAGCGACGGCCGCAGCTGCAGCACCGACCGGCCCCAGCTCACCGGCTCTGACTCCGCCGCCTCCAACGGCGACCGGCTGCTGTCCAACGCGGCATACCTGAACGGGGCGGGGCGGCGGGAGGGGCCTCGGGGGGGGAGCGGCCTTGATGCGTGCGGGAATAACGTGCTTCTCAACAACGAGAAGGCAGGTGCCGGCGCTACGGCCATCCAGTACAGAGATGCCCCGGGGGCCAAATCAGACAAACACAACCCCCCCAAACTCCTGCCCGTGTCTGGAAAATTGGAGCAG AACAATGCTGGGCTGGTCCGCCCATCCGCCTTCAAGCCCGTGGTGCCCAAGAGCTTCCACTCCATGCAGAATCTGGTGGGACagagtggaggagggggtggagggcgTGGTGCTGGGGGGGCCGGAGCTCCCAGTGCCCCGGCGAAccacagagagcaggacagTCCGGCAGCTGGAAGCGGGGGTGGACAGGGAGGTCTGTCTGACTCGGGGAGAAACTCCCTGACCAGCCTGCCCACGTATGCGGGCTCAGGTTCCGGGTACGCCCCTCCCCATGCCTTGCCCCCCCTGAGTGCCTCCACCAGCCATATCAACCGGCTGGGCACGGCCGCGCCCTTGGACCAGCCTGGCTACCAGAATGGGCTGAGTGCCTCTGACAGCGGGCGGTCCTCCTCTGGGAAAAGCACCTCCTCCTATCAGAGACTCAGCCATCTGGGCGACGCCCCCCCGCCTCTAcggccctctccctcctctgacGACATCATCCAGGACCTGGAGGACCGCCTGtgggagaaagagcaagag GTGCTGCACATGCGACGGAACCTGGACCAGAGCGAGGCGGCCATCGTGCAAGTGTTCGAGGAGAAGCAACGGGTGTGGGAGCgggagatggaggagctgcGGCAGAACTACGCGGCGCGGCTGCAGCAGGTGTCCCGCCGCGCCCAGCGCATGCAGCAAGCCCTGCAGGCCCAGGTTGCCCGGCTGCAGCAGGACAAGCGGCGGCTGCAGGATGAGATCGCCACCCTGCTGGCCCAccgggaggagctggagaggaagtgCCTGGACTACAGGAAGGAGCAGGCCGACATCCTGCCACGCCTGGAGGAGACCAAGTGGGAG GTGTGTCAGAAGGCGGGGGAGATCTCTCTGCTGAAACAGCAGCTGAGGGAGAGTCAGGGTGAGGTGACCCAGCGGGCAGGGGAGATGGTGGCCCTGCGTGGCCAGCTCAAGGAGCTCACGGTtcagctgagggagagggaagagctGGTGCTGGGCCTCAAGGACTCCTACAGCAGCAAGAGTCTGAAGCTGGagcactgtgaaggagagctgAAGAGGACTCTAACTGAG GTGTCTTTGCTGAGGGAGAAGTTGGGCGGGTTCGAGGCGGAGGTGCTGGGACTAAAGCAGGCATTGAGTGAGCTGAGCGGGGGTGGAGCTGTGAGCGCAGTGAGGGGTGGGGGCGCAGGGGCGGCCTGGGGAGAGCTGCCCTCGCCTCACAGCTCCTCCAGCGCCCCTCCCTCCGCTTCCCCGGAAGTTCTCCTGAGCCTGCAGAGCGACGAGGCCAAAGCACAACGGCAGGAGGCGGAGCGGCAAGAGGCGGAGCGCAGGGAGGCGGAGCAGCAGGAGGCGGAGCGACGGGAGAAGGAGCGCAGAGAGGCGGAGCTCCGGGAGGCAGAGCGCAGAGAGGCGGAGCTCCGGGAAGCAGAGCGCCGAGaggcagagctcagagaggcaGAACGGCGGGAGGCGGagctcagagaggcagagcgCCGGGAGGCGGAGAGGCGAAAGGTGGAGCGGCAGGAGTCAGAGCTTCAGAAGGAGGCGAGGCAGGAGGCGGAGCGGCAGGAGGCGGAGCGACAGGAggcggagctgcaggaggcGGCGGACCTGCGGCGGCAGCTGGAGcgcctgcagggggagctgcggctggagaggcagcagaggcagcGGCAGTCACTCTCCTTCGCTCAGGAGCGCCACATCTGGCAGGACGAGAAGGAGCGCGTGCTGCAGTACCAGGCTCAGCTACAGCTCAGCTACGTGGAGACGCTGCAGAGGAACCAGGCTCTGGAGTTGCGCATGGGCCAGCTCCACGACaagctctctgcctcccccgCCTCGCCCccaccctctctgcctgtcccgctcaccctcaccctctccccccctgcCGAGGAGGAGCAGCCCCCCGCCCTCCAGCAGTTGGCCCCGCCCTGGCCTGCACACTCCCGCCTGGAGAGGATCGAATCCACTGAGATATAA
- the ubox5 gene encoding RING finger protein 37, whose translation MVVNLCLPHFETTVHCNKLCADGYDVSNLLSGDPTFRRRGFKLEYFLRPPVQVTLQFQVRVEVCRVDMELWPCGMDLGRASRGLEIHTSSAALPPNQAQGRSQEGGQFLLVGRCELKDEVSVSFSQPCIRPRPPFPRLPPEPSPEARRAELWSRGPQSLGAVTQLRICLPYGGAGSALGLRALAVWGLPARCCSLQDLERMVRAHKDSLRVSAPVSHSPQPSSSSPDGPITDTPGLHASSSNTPIPEEFLDPLTQELMTLPLLLPSGAVIDSSTLEEYQRQEATWGRLPNDPFTGVPFSVDSKPLPCPQLKGRIDRFLLQAGGGGLGGKEGQLGRTVQQEQPHPSRLAGCRPPQAQTQPPLHSSGRPQNGPALQMPTSSHSGPVLESAVCRRGDGDMTTEKTQERTSAQNQGPDSSSQTAMLVLTRKRALQVQRDSSGSSGTGPTTLPLQDVEGSTPSSPSDSQLPAKKARTETPSSPHPSSGSSSHEQRLAESLDQALNSALSGFPAFTSRHGRESSATESQASRTSEGESSCVSCSCSLSQYHSSISAFRLPCGHLLCRPCLSLKHPPKVPRPPLRCPTCQTPAPSSAITRVHY comes from the exons ATGGTGGTCAACCTCTGCCTGCCACACTTTGAAACTACTGTGCACTGCAACAAG cttTGTGCGGATGGATATGACGTGTCAAACTTGCTGTCAGGGGACCCAACATTTCGCAGACGGGGCTTCAAGTTGGAGTATTTTCTGCGCCCTCCTGTCCAGGTGACCTTGCAGTTTCAGGTGCGAGTAGAGGTCTGTCGTGTGGATATGGAGCTGTGGCCCTGTGGCATGGACCTTGGCAGGGCCTCTCGAGGCTTAGAGATCCACAcctcctctgcagctctgcctcctAACCAAGCCCAGGGGCGAAGCCAGGAAGGAGGCCAGTTCCTTTTGGTGGGGCGCTGTGAGTTGAAGGACGAGGTGTCTGTCAGCTTCAGCCAGCCCTGCATCCGGCCACGGCCCCCGTTTCCACGCCTGCCGCCCGAACCTTCCCCCGAGGCGAGGCGGGCAGAGCTGTGGAGCCGAGGGCCTCAGTCGCTGGGGGCTGTGACGCAGCTGCGCATCTGTCTCCCTTACGGAGGGGCAGGCTCCGCCCTGGGGCTGCGGGCGCTGGCCGTGTGGGGGCTCCCTGCACgctgctgcagtctgcaggaCTTGGAGAGGATGGTAAGGGCGCACAAGGACAGTCTAAGAGTGTCGGCTCCTGTGTCTCACTCACCCcaaccctcctcctcctcccctgacGGCCCCATAACTGACACCCCCGGTTTGCATGCCTCCAGCTCCAACACCCCCATCCCTGAGGAGTTCCTGGACCCCCTCACACAGGAGCTAATGACCCTGCCCTTGTTGCTGCCCAGTggtgctgtgattgacagcagcaCCCTGGAGGAGTACCAGCGGCAGGAGGCGACCTGGGGACGACTCCCGAATGACCCCTTCACTGGGGTGCCCTTTTCTGTTGACTCCAAGCCCCTCCCGTGCCCCCAGCTGAAGGGCCGCATTGACCGCTTCCTGCTGCAGGCTGGGGGCGGGGGCCTTGGGGGGAAGGAGGGCCAGCTCGGGCGTACAGTGCAGCAGGAGCAGCCCCACCCCTCACGGCTTGCCGGCTGCCGTCCCCctcaggcacagacacagccccCCCTGCATTCCAGCGGACGGCCCCAGAATGGCCCCGCCCTGCAAATGCCCACCTCCTCGCACTCAGGGCCTGTGCTAGAGAGTGCTGTATGCAGACGAGGTGATGGGGACATGACCACTGAAAAGACTCAGGAAAGAACTTCTGCACAGAATCAGGGGCCAGACTCCAGCAGCCAGACTGCAATGCTTGTTCTCACCAGGAAGAGGGCACTACAGGTACAGAGGGACAGTTCTGGTAGCTCAGGGACTGGCCCTACCACACTTCCGCTCCAGGATGTTGAAGGCAGCACACCTTCTTCTCCTTCAGACTCCCAGCTCCCAGCGAAGAAAGCAAGGACTGAAACACCTTCCAGCCCCCACCCCA GTTCAGGCAGCAGCTCCCATGAGCAGCGTCTGGCTGAAAGCCTCGACCAGGCCCTCAACTCCGCTCTGAGTGGTTTCCCGGCATTCACTTCACGCCACGGCCGGGAGTCCAGTGCAACAGAGAGTCAGGCAAGCAGGACCAGTGAAG gtGAGAGCAGTTGTGTgtcctgctcctgctctctgtcccaGTACCACTCCAGTATCTCCGCCTTCCGTCTGCCCTGTGGACACTTGCTTTGCCGCCCCTGTTTGTCTCTCAAGCATCCTCCAAAAGTCCCCAGGCCCCCCCTGCGGTGCCCCACCTGCCAGACTCCTGCCCCGTCAAGTGCCATCACACGAGTTCACTACTGA